The following are from one region of the Arcobacter sp. F2176 genome:
- a CDS encoding glucose-6-phosphate isomerase, translating into MNYSANFSPRVSDSEIFESIKKEKQDIGYYNLPFQDTTLIKEYAQTVKQKDIAIIGIGGSTLGTFAIYSFLTRTHNFDKKLYFFESTDPIDINTRLERLDLDNTLFIVISKSGTTIETISVFKYLYSKVKIDKDNCLIITETDSKLNDFAQSNDIKTFEIPKNVGGRFSVFSTVGLVPLSIVGIDIDRLLDGAKEAYSEYFEQEALYKRIMTKARFMAEYKHKFNNNVVFSYASELEGFNKWYVQLWGESLGKIDKDNTHQGLTPIGLLGPVDQHSFLQLIIQGKRDKTVTFIKIKDFADNSKIPDVKLKGLEELDYINNLKFSELINHQADATIEAVHDLQDIPCDTITMDKVDGFSLAKLMYVYELLTSIVGKFLFINAYDQPGVESGKIILKEKLKKKK; encoded by the coding sequence ATGAATTATAGTGCAAATTTTAGTCCAAGGGTTTCTGATAGTGAGATTTTCGAAAGTATAAAAAAAGAGAAGCAAGATATAGGTTATTATAATTTACCTTTTCAAGATACAACTCTAATAAAAGAGTATGCCCAAACTGTCAAGCAAAAAGATATAGCAATAATTGGAATAGGTGGAAGTACTTTAGGAACTTTTGCAATTTATAGTTTTTTAACCAGAACCCATAACTTTGATAAAAAGCTTTATTTTTTTGAATCAACTGATCCAATTGATATAAATACAAGATTGGAAAGATTAGATTTAGATAATACACTATTTATCGTTATTAGTAAATCAGGCACAACTATTGAGACAATAAGTGTTTTTAAATACCTTTACTCAAAAGTTAAAATTGACAAAGATAATTGTTTGATAATAACAGAGACTGATAGTAAACTAAATGATTTCGCCCAAAGTAATGATATAAAAACATTTGAAATACCAAAAAATGTTGGTGGGCGGTTTTCTGTATTTTCAACTGTAGGACTTGTACCTTTATCAATTGTTGGAATTGATATTGATAGATTATTAGATGGAGCTAAAGAGGCTTATAGTGAATACTTTGAACAAGAGGCTTTATATAAAAGAATAATGACAAAAGCTAGATTTATGGCAGAGTATAAACATAAGTTTAATAACAATGTAGTTTTTTCTTATGCTTCTGAACTTGAAGGATTTAATAAATGGTATGTTCAATTATGGGGAGAGAGTTTAGGAAAAATTGATAAAGACAATACTCACCAAGGTTTGACACCAATTGGTTTATTAGGTCCAGTTGATCAACATAGTTTCTTACAGTTAATCATCCAAGGAAAAAGGGATAAAACGGTTACTTTTATTAAAATAAAAGATTTCGCAGATAATTCAAAAATCCCTGATGTAAAATTAAAAGGTTTAGAAGAACTTGATTATATAAATAATTTAAAATTTTCTGAGCTTATAAATCACCAAGCAGATGCTACAATAGAAGCAGTACATGATTTACAAGATATTCCATGTGATACTATTACTATGGACAAAGTTGATGGATTTAGTTTAGCAAAACTAATGTATGTATATGAATTACTAACTTCAATAGTTGGGAAGTTTTTATTTATAAATGCCTATGACCAACCAGGTGTTGAAAGTGGTAAAATTATCTTAAAAGAAAAACTAAAAAAGAAAAAATAG
- the pgm gene encoding phosphoglucomutase (alpha-D-glucose-1,6-bisphosphate-dependent) — translation MANKLAGRKAPKEILEDIPKLLSSYYENKPNINEVSQKVSFGTSGHRGSSLKKSFNEDHILAISQALCEYRKDAKITGTLYIGIDTHALSTPAQTTALQVFVANKVKCKIAQNKNFTPTPVISFTILEANKNSEILNDGVVITPSHNPPSDGGFKYNPPNGGPADSDITTIIENRANEILANGLKDVKKVPIEELDASLFVEEFDFITPYVKALDTIIDMDCIKKANLKIGVDPMGGSGIEVYKKIKEIYGLNLEIVNDKVDPTFSFMTCDHDGKIRMDCSSKDAMASLIGLKDKYELAFANDPDFDRHGIVTPSVGLMNPNHYLSVAIWYLFSNRPWSDDLGIGKTLVSSSMIDRVAKMLNKKLYEVPVGFKWFVDGLYEGTLGFGGEESAGASFLRFDGSVWSTDKDGIILNLLAAEITSKLKKDLGTVYKELEEKNGTSYYKRIDAPATIEQKAKLKSLSVEDIVSKELAGELIENIFTKAEANKASIGGLKVVTKNGWFAARPSGTEDIYKIYAESFISSEHLELILAQAQEIVTQSIKG, via the coding sequence TTGGCAAATAAACTAGCAGGAAGAAAAGCACCAAAAGAGATATTAGAAGATATTCCAAAACTACTTTCATCTTATTATGAAAATAAGCCAAATATAAATGAAGTAAGTCAAAAAGTTAGTTTTGGTACATCTGGACATAGAGGAAGTTCTTTAAAAAAGAGTTTCAATGAAGACCATATCTTAGCTATTTCACAAGCTTTATGTGAATATAGAAAAGATGCAAAAATAACTGGAACTTTATATATAGGAATAGATACTCATGCCCTCTCAACTCCTGCTCAAACAACAGCATTACAAGTATTTGTAGCAAATAAAGTTAAGTGTAAAATTGCCCAAAATAAAAATTTCACTCCCACTCCTGTAATTTCTTTTACTATTTTAGAAGCAAATAAAAACAGTGAAATATTAAATGATGGAGTTGTAATAACTCCTTCTCATAATCCTCCAAGTGATGGTGGTTTTAAATATAATCCACCAAATGGTGGACCAGCAGATAGTGATATTACAACTATCATAGAAAATAGAGCAAATGAAATTTTGGCAAATGGTTTAAAGGATGTAAAAAAAGTTCCAATTGAAGAGTTAGATGCTTCTTTATTTGTAGAAGAGTTTGATTTTATAACTCCTTATGTAAAAGCTCTTGATACTATTATTGATATGGATTGTATTAAAAAAGCAAATCTTAAAATTGGCGTTGATCCAATGGGCGGTTCTGGAATAGAAGTTTATAAAAAGATAAAAGAGATTTATGGTTTAAATCTTGAAATTGTAAATGATAAAGTTGATCCAACTTTTTCTTTTATGACTTGCGACCATGACGGCAAGATTAGAATGGATTGTTCATCAAAAGATGCGATGGCTTCATTAATAGGCTTAAAAGATAAGTATGAATTAGCTTTTGCAAATGATCCTGACTTTGATAGACATGGAATAGTAACTCCAAGTGTTGGGCTTATGAATCCAAATCATTATCTCTCTGTTGCTATTTGGTATTTATTTTCAAATAGACCTTGGAGTGATGATTTAGGTATAGGAAAAACACTAGTATCAAGTTCTATGATAGATAGGGTTGCAAAGATGCTTAATAAAAAGCTTTATGAAGTACCTGTTGGCTTTAAATGGTTTGTTGATGGTCTTTATGAAGGAACTTTAGGTTTTGGTGGAGAAGAGAGTGCTGGAGCTTCATTTTTAAGATTTGATGGAAGTGTTTGGTCAACTGATAAAGATGGAATAATTCTAAATCTTTTAGCAGCTGAGATTACTTCAAAACTAAAAAAAGACCTTGGAACTGTTTATAAAGAGTTAGAAGAGAAAAATGGGACTTCATATTATAAAAGAATCGATGCCCCAGCAACAATAGAGCAAAAAGCTAAACTAAAAAGTCTAAGTGTTGAAGATATAGTATCAAAAGAGCTTGCAGGGGAACTTATCGAAAATATTTTTACTAAAGCAGAGGCTAATAAAGCCTCCATTGGAGGGCTAAAAGTGGTTACCAAAAATGGTTGGTTTGCAGCTCGTCCTTCAGGTACAGAAGATATATATAAAATTTATGCGGAAAGTTTTATAAGTAGTGAGCATTTGGAGCTTATTTTAGCTCAAGCTCAAGAAATAGTAACACAAAGTATAAAAGGATAA
- the eda gene encoding bifunctional 4-hydroxy-2-oxoglutarate aldolase/2-dehydro-3-deoxy-phosphogluconate aldolase: protein MNANDVMKISPIVPVIALDDIKDALPLAKALSAGGINIMEITLRTKAGLKAINLISKEMPSMNVGAGTVCNNVDLMEAKAVGAKFVFSPGISQELIDSAKKYKMTIIPGIATASEVMLAQNNGIYNCKLFPATISGGVDILKAFQGPFPKMRFCPTGGVNLENLNDFLSLKNVLCVGGTWIIPKDIIKSGDFDKITQLCIEALAKIK from the coding sequence ATGAATGCAAATGATGTAATGAAAATATCACCAATAGTACCAGTTATTGCCCTTGATGATATAAAAGATGCCTTGCCTTTAGCAAAAGCTTTAAGTGCTGGTGGAATAAATATTATGGAGATAACTTTAAGAACAAAAGCTGGACTTAAAGCTATTAATCTTATCTCAAAAGAGATGCCATCTATGAATGTGGGAGCTGGAACAGTTTGTAATAATGTTGATTTGATGGAAGCAAAAGCCGTAGGAGCAAAATTTGTATTTTCTCCTGGAATTTCTCAAGAGCTAATAGATAGTGCAAAAAAGTATAAGATGACAATTATTCCAGGAATTGCAACTGCTTCAGAAGTTATGCTTGCTCAAAATAATGGCATTTATAATTGTAAATTATTCCCTGCAACAATAAGTGGAGGAGTTGATATTTTAAAAGCTTTTCAAGGTCCTTTTCCAAAAATGAGATTTTGTCCCACAGGTGGAGTAAATCTAGAAAATCTAAATGACTTTTTATCTTTAAAAAATGTTTTATGTGTTGGTGGAACTTGGATTATTCCAAAAGATATTATAAAAAGTGGTGATTTTGATAAGATTACCCAATTATGTATTGAAGCACTAGCAAAAATAAAATAA
- the edd gene encoding phosphogluconate dehydratase, protein MNKIIEEVTNKIIKRSQKSRKIYLSRINEAKKNSVNRTTLDCANLAHAIAPMTNEEKAYLSDMKSFNMGIVTAYNDMLSAHEPYASYPDILKKELLKHSSTTQVAGGVPAMCDGVTQGQSGMELSLFSRDNIAMGTAIALSHNTYDGAFYLGICDKIVPGLMIGALSFGHLPAIFVPSGPMPSGISNKEKAKVRQEFAQNKVDEKTLFEVEKASYHSCGTCTFFGTANSNQMLLEMMGLQLPNGSFINANTPLRNALTKKAAKTLTQLCEKKISISDIVNEKTFVNAIIGLMATGGSTNHTIHLIAMAKAAGIVLRWEDFDEISKVTPLLCKMYPNGSADVNHFRDAGGMSVVIAQLLDLELVHNDVQTVVGYGLDNFIKEPILQNDELIFNDGEKSSKNIEVISSAKTPFSKEGGLKLLVGNLGKSVIKTSALKEEYLYIKAPAIVFNSQEELQKEFVQGKLEKDFIAVIRYQGPKANGMPELHKLMPPLGALQDKGFKVAIITDGRMSGASGKVASAIHLYPEAIEGGLIAKIENGDMIEMDVKNGTIKLLIDKEVLEKREVKQINLEKNRHGFGRELFSSIRENVSSSETGATIFKLVGEENL, encoded by the coding sequence ATGAATAAAATAATAGAAGAAGTAACAAACAAAATAATAAAAAGATCCCAAAAAAGTAGAAAGATTTATCTATCTAGAATAAATGAAGCTAAAAAAAATAGTGTAAATAGGACAACTTTAGATTGTGCTAATTTAGCCCATGCCATTGCTCCAATGACCAATGAAGAAAAAGCTTATTTAAGCGATATGAAATCTTTTAATATGGGAATTGTAACTGCTTATAATGATATGTTATCAGCCCATGAACCTTATGCTTCATATCCTGATATCTTGAAAAAAGAACTTTTAAAACATAGTTCAACTACTCAAGTTGCAGGTGGAGTTCCTGCTATGTGTGATGGAGTAACCCAAGGGCAATCAGGTATGGAATTATCTTTATTTTCTAGGGATAATATAGCTATGGGCACGGCAATTGCTTTGAGTCATAATACTTATGATGGAGCATTTTATTTGGGGATTTGTGACAAAATTGTTCCAGGACTTATGATTGGGGCTTTGAGTTTTGGACATTTACCAGCTATTTTTGTACCATCAGGTCCTATGCCTTCTGGTATTTCAAATAAAGAAAAAGCAAAGGTGCGACAAGAATTTGCCCAAAACAAAGTAGATGAAAAGACACTTTTTGAAGTGGAAAAGGCTTCATATCATAGCTGTGGAACCTGTACTTTTTTTGGAACAGCAAATTCAAATCAAATGCTTTTGGAGATGATGGGATTACAACTTCCTAATGGCTCTTTTATAAATGCAAATACACCATTAAGAAATGCTTTGACAAAAAAAGCTGCAAAAACTCTTACGCAATTATGTGAGAAGAAGATTTCAATATCAGATATTGTAAATGAAAAAACTTTTGTAAATGCAATTATTGGACTTATGGCAACAGGAGGTTCAACAAATCATACAATACATCTAATAGCTATGGCAAAAGCAGCTGGTATAGTTTTAAGATGGGAAGATTTTGATGAGATATCTAAAGTAACTCCATTACTTTGTAAAATGTATCCAAATGGAAGTGCAGATGTAAATCACTTCAGAGATGCAGGTGGAATGAGTGTGGTTATAGCTCAACTTCTTGACTTAGAATTAGTTCATAATGATGTTCAAACAGTTGTTGGATATGGCTTAGATAATTTTATCAAAGAGCCAATTTTACAAAATGATGAACTAATTTTTAATGATGGAGAAAAGAGTTCAAAAAATATAGAAGTAATCTCAAGTGCTAAAACTCCTTTTTCAAAAGAGGGTGGATTAAAACTTTTAGTGGGAAATCTTGGTAAAAGTGTTATAAAAACTTCAGCTTTAAAAGAAGAGTATCTTTATATAAAAGCACCAGCTATTGTATTTAATTCCCAAGAAGAGTTACAAAAAGAGTTTGTACAAGGAAAACTTGAAAAAGATTTTATAGCAGTTATAAGATATCAAGGTCCAAAAGCAAATGGAATGCCAGAACTTCATAAACTAATGCCTCCTCTTGGAGCCTTACAAGATAAAGGTTTTAAAGTAGCAATTATAACAGATGGTCGGATGTCAGGAGCTTCTGGAAAAGTTGCCTCTGCAATACATCTTTATCCTGAGGCTATTGAAGGTGGACTTATAGCAAAAATTGAAAATGGTGATATGATAGAGATGGATGTAAAAAATGGCACAATAAAACTTCTAATTGATAAAGAAGTTTTAGAAAAAAGAGAAGTTAAACAAATAAATTTAGAAAAAAATAGACATGGTTTTGGACGAGAACTATTTTCAAGTATTAGAGAAAATGTAAGTTCAAGTGAAACCGGAGCAACTATTTTTAAACTTGTAGGAGAAGAAAACTTATGA
- the pgl gene encoding 6-phosphogluconolactonase codes for MMNDFKEFISSDELAQNLASDIALILKNSIDTLGKATLLVSGGNTPKLFFQKLSNINIQWEKVTIGLVDERWVENDSKDSNEFLVKENLLINLAKKAIFIGLYVKGINAESAQSISSKIYENEFEKVDVLVLGMGTDGHTASLFPNNERLKEAYDLTNEKFCISIEPTTVPYTRMSLILKKILEAKNIILHIEGKEKLEVYNSAINANDIYKYPISSVLNQTDKKIKVYYS; via the coding sequence ATGATGAATGATTTTAAAGAATTTATTTCAAGTGATGAGTTAGCTCAGAATCTAGCTTCTGATATAGCTTTAATATTAAAAAATAGTATAGATACTTTAGGAAAAGCTACTCTTCTAGTATCTGGAGGAAATACTCCAAAACTATTTTTTCAAAAACTTTCAAATATAAATATTCAATGGGAAAAGGTAACCATTGGACTAGTAGATGAAAGATGGGTTGAAAATGATTCTAAAGATAGTAATGAATTTTTGGTTAAAGAAAACTTACTTATAAATCTTGCTAAGAAAGCTATTTTTATTGGACTTTATGTAAAAGGAATAAATGCAGAATCTGCTCAAAGTATCTCTTCAAAAATATATGAAAATGAGTTTGAAAAAGTAGATGTTTTGGTTTTGGGTATGGGTACTGATGGACACACTGCCTCATTATTTCCAAATAATGAAAGGCTAAAAGAGGCTTATGATTTAACAAATGAGAAGTTTTGTATCTCAATTGAACCCACAACAGTTCCTTATACAAGAATGAGTTTAATATTAAAGAAAATTTTAGAAGCTAAAAATATAATATTACATATAGAAGGAAAAGAAAAGCTTGAAGTATATAATAGTGCTATAAATGCAAATGATATTTATAAATATCCAATAAGCTCAGTTTTAAATCAAACTGACAAAAAAATAAAGGTTTATTACTCATGA
- the zwf gene encoding glucose-6-phosphate dehydrogenase — translation MNTKNNLCDFILFGGHGDLAFRKLLPALYHLCKDNYISSESRIITVSRKEISIDEHLNLIKEKLNEFLSEEKIDDEFFKIFKKQLLMVTIDFTDENSYEKLKEILNEHTDRERINYLSTSPDFFGTICKSLNHWNLISQQTRVVLEKPLGRDLKSSQEINKEVLKYFEEDQIYRIDHYLGKDTVQNIMALRFSNRLFVPLWNSNHIDHVQITVAESVGVENRWGYYNEYGALRDMIQNHLMQLLCLIAMEPPCSLEANSVRDEKVKVLRSFRSINDEDIKTKTVRAQYKAGSSDGKTVPGYLDGKEEGSNTETFAAIRVDIDNWRWNGVPFYIRSGKRLQKRNSEIVIQFKTIPHSIFGEDETSINANRLVITLQPKESIELKLMNKIPGLSDSMKLQQVDLELNSPHNSDRKPDAYERLILDVIRSNPTLFMRLDEVETAWKWADKIIEGWEKNLSPMKTYTAGSDGPSAAIQLIAKDGRSWNDE, via the coding sequence ATGAATACAAAAAATAATCTATGTGATTTTATACTTTTTGGTGGACATGGTGATTTGGCATTTAGAAAACTCCTTCCTGCACTTTATCATTTATGTAAAGATAACTATATCTCAAGTGAAAGTAGAATAATAACAGTCTCAAGAAAAGAGATAAGCATAGATGAACATTTAAATCTCATAAAAGAAAAATTAAATGAATTTTTAAGTGAAGAAAAGATTGATGATGAGTTTTTCAAAATCTTTAAAAAACAACTTCTTATGGTAACTATAGACTTTACAGATGAAAATTCATATGAAAAATTAAAAGAGATTTTAAATGAACATACGGACAGAGAGAGAATAAATTATCTATCAACTTCACCTGATTTTTTTGGAACTATTTGTAAGTCATTAAATCACTGGAATTTAATAAGCCAACAAACAAGAGTTGTCTTAGAAAAGCCTTTAGGTAGGGATTTAAAATCATCACAAGAGATAAATAAAGAGGTTTTAAAATACTTTGAAGAGGATCAAATATATAGAATTGACCACTATTTAGGTAAAGATACAGTTCAAAATATCATGGCTTTGAGATTTTCAAATAGACTTTTTGTTCCACTTTGGAACTCTAACCACATAGACCATGTGCAAATAACAGTTGCTGAAAGTGTTGGGGTTGAAAATCGTTGGGGTTATTATAATGAGTATGGAGCATTGAGGGATATGATCCAAAATCACCTTATGCAACTACTTTGTCTAATAGCTATGGAGCCTCCTTGTTCACTTGAAGCAAATAGTGTAAGGGATGAAAAAGTAAAAGTATTGCGTTCATTTAGAAGTATAAATGATGAAGATATAAAAACAAAAACAGTAAGAGCCCAATATAAAGCTGGTTCTTCAGATGGAAAAACAGTTCCCGGATATCTTGATGGAAAAGAGGAAGGAAGTAATACAGAAACATTTGCAGCCATTAGAGTTGATATAGATAATTGGAGATGGAATGGAGTACCTTTTTATATAAGAAGTGGTAAAAGACTTCAAAAAAGAAATTCTGAGATTGTAATTCAGTTTAAAACTATTCCTCACTCTATATTTGGTGAAGATGAGACTTCAATAAATGCGAATAGATTGGTAATAACTCTACAACCAAAAGAGAGTATTGAGTTAAAGCTTATGAATAAAATCCCAGGCTTAAGTGATAGTATGAAACTTCAACAAGTGGATTTAGAACTAAACTCACCTCACAACAGTGATAGAAAACCAGATGCCTATGAAAGACTTATTTTAGATGTGATTCGTTCTAATCCAACGCTTTTTATGAGACTTGATGAGGTAGAAACTGCTTGGAAATGGGCAGATAAGATTATAGAGGGTTGGGAAAAGAATCTATCTCCTATGAAAACATATACAGCTGGAAGTGATGGACCAAGTGCTGCCATTCAATTAATCGCAAAAGATGGAAGAAGTTGGAATGATGAATGA
- the galU gene encoding UTP--glucose-1-phosphate uridylyltransferase GalU, which produces MNKKDKTITTCLFPAAGYGTRFLPATKAMPKEMLPVLTKPLIQYGVEEAMEAGCDIMSVITGRGKRAITDHFDISYELEHQIQGSSKEKMLADIRNIIDKCTFTYTRQNEMKGLGDAIYKGKVLVGDINPFAVILADDLCVNPKGDGILTQMVKLYNKYKCCIVACMEVPKEDVHKYGVIEGNQIEDGVFMVSNMVEKPDNDKAPSNLAVIGRYVLTPDIFEVIKNTEPGKNGELQITDALCTQAKKGMVMAYKFQGKRFDCGSVDGFVEATNYFYNLENKKK; this is translated from the coding sequence ATGAACAAAAAAGATAAAACAATAACAACTTGTCTATTTCCAGCAGCTGGATATGGAACAAGATTTCTTCCAGCAACAAAAGCTATGCCAAAAGAGATGTTACCAGTATTAACTAAACCATTGATTCAATATGGAGTTGAAGAGGCTATGGAAGCTGGTTGTGACATCATGTCTGTTATTACAGGACGAGGTAAAAGAGCTATAACAGATCACTTTGATATCTCTTATGAGTTAGAACATCAAATACAAGGTTCATCAAAAGAGAAAATGTTAGCTGATATTAGAAATATTATTGATAAATGTACATTTACTTATACTAGACAAAATGAGATGAAAGGTTTAGGAGATGCTATTTATAAGGGTAAAGTTTTAGTAGGAGACATTAATCCTTTTGCCGTAATTCTTGCAGATGACCTTTGTGTAAATCCAAAAGGTGATGGTATTTTAACTCAAATGGTAAAACTTTATAATAAATATAAGTGTTGTATCGTAGCTTGTATGGAAGTACCCAAAGAAGATGTACATAAATATGGGGTAATAGAAGGTAATCAAATAGAAGATGGTGTATTTATGGTATCAAATATGGTTGAAAAACCTGATAATGATAAAGCTCCATCAAACTTGGCAGTTATTGGAAGGTATGTTCTAACACCTGATATTTTTGAAGTTATAAAAAATACAGAGCCTGGGAAAAATGGAGAGTTGCAAATTACCGATGCTTTATGTACACAAGCGAAAAAAGGTATGGTAATGGCATATAAATTTCAAGGTAAAAGATTTGATTGTGGAAGTGTTGATGGTTTTGTTGAAGCTACAAACTATTTTTATAATTTAGAGAATAAAAAGAAATAA
- a CDS encoding sugar phosphorylase, with protein sequence MKGPKHISDPKHTINKRLHKLYPEEIAQRAVNDIIDLIFKYKQRIKSTDYRLSQKDIILITYGDQVSKLHQPSLETLNNFMNDHLKGVINSIHILPFYPYSSDDGFSVVNYNAVDPHMGSWREIESISKDYRLMVDGVINHISQFSDWFKAYLAGDPYFQDFFINVDPSIDLSKVVRPRATPLLSEFIDDEGKIRNIWTTFSKDQVDLNYKSHRVLRNVLDALFYYIEKGATLIRFDAIAFIWKEIGTSCVHLPQTHELIQLMREVLHEVAPEVIIITETNVPHNENISYFGSGDDEAQMVYNFALPPLLLHSILNSNTTKLTKWAKTLTLPNDKVCFFNFTASHDGIGMRPVKGILEDEEIQYLVKTVEEHGGLVSYRAEEDGSETPYELNCSYIDALTNPNEDQYLSIKRMLVTQAAVLAMPGVPGIYFHSLVGSRNYHDGVKHTGVNRTINREKYNIDWLENELSTQGTLAKTMFDSYKRLISIRISEEAFNPFGEFEILDLDDRLFVIDQSCCGKENRIVAVHNFSNEEVICKLPDSISLPLCDILSSNCMPNNEEKAEKIKEIKLEPYQIMWLKGKI encoded by the coding sequence ATGAAAGGTCCAAAACATATATCAGATCCTAAACATACAATAAATAAAAGACTTCATAAACTTTATCCAGAAGAGATTGCCCAAAGGGCTGTTAATGATATCATTGATTTGATTTTTAAATATAAACAAAGAATTAAATCAACAGATTATCGTTTAAGTCAAAAAGATATTATTTTAATAACCTATGGCGACCAAGTATCAAAACTTCATCAGCCATCATTAGAAACTTTAAATAATTTTATGAATGATCATCTAAAAGGTGTAATAAATTCTATTCATATTTTACCTTTTTACCCATATTCAAGTGATGATGGATTTTCTGTTGTAAATTATAATGCAGTTGATCCTCATATGGGTTCATGGAGAGAAATAGAATCAATAAGTAAAGATTATAGACTAATGGTAGATGGGGTTATAAATCACATCTCACAATTTTCTGATTGGTTTAAAGCATATTTAGCAGGTGATCCATATTTTCAAGATTTTTTTATCAATGTTGATCCATCAATTGATTTGAGTAAAGTTGTTCGACCACGAGCAACTCCCCTTTTAAGCGAATTTATAGATGATGAAGGGAAGATAAGAAATATTTGGACAACCTTTAGTAAAGACCAAGTTGATTTAAATTATAAAAGTCATAGGGTTTTACGAAATGTTTTAGACGCACTTTTTTATTATATAGAAAAGGGAGCTACTTTAATTAGATTTGATGCCATAGCCTTTATTTGGAAAGAGATAGGAACTTCATGTGTTCATCTTCCTCAAACCCATGAGTTAATACAACTTATGCGTGAAGTTTTACATGAAGTCGCACCTGAAGTTATAATTATTACAGAAACAAATGTTCCCCATAATGAAAATATTTCATATTTTGGAAGTGGTGATGATGAGGCTCAGATGGTATATAATTTTGCCTTGCCTCCTTTATTACTTCACTCAATATTAAATTCAAATACTACTAAATTAACAAAATGGGCTAAGACATTGACCTTACCAAATGATAAGGTTTGTTTTTTCAATTTTACAGCAAGTCATGATGGTATAGGAATGCGTCCAGTAAAAGGAATTTTAGAAGATGAAGAAATACAATATCTAGTAAAAACTGTAGAAGAACATGGAGGATTAGTATCTTATAGAGCAGAAGAAGATGGAAGTGAAACGCCATATGAACTAAACTGTTCTTATATTGATGCTTTGACAAACCCTAATGAAGATCAATATTTAAGTATAAAAAGAATGTTAGTAACCCAAGCAGCTGTTTTAGCAATGCCTGGTGTTCCGGGTATTTATTTTCACTCTCTTGTTGGTTCTAGGAATTATCATGATGGAGTTAAACATACAGGAGTAAATCGTACAATAAATAGAGAAAAATATAATATTGATTGGTTAGAGAATGAACTTTCAACTCAAGGAACTCTTGCAAAAACTATGTTTGATTCCTATAAAAGACTTATTTCTATAAGAATAAGTGAAGAAGCATTTAATCCATTTGGAGAGTTTGAAATTTTAGATTTAGATGATAGACTTTTTGTTATAGACCAATCATGTTGTGGCAAGGAAAATAGAATAGTTGCAGTGCACAATTTCTCAAATGAAGAAGTTATATGTAAGTTACCTGATTCTATTTCCCTACCACTTTGTGATATACTTTCTTCAAACTGTATGCCAAATAATGAAGAAAAAGCAGAAAAAATAAAAGAAATAAAATTAGAGCCATACCAAATTATGTGGCTAAAAGGCAAAATTTAA